From the genome of Mucilaginibacter paludis DSM 18603:
AATGTTGAGGCCACACAGGCCTTAATACAACAGGCTAAATTATGGGATAACCCAACCCTGAGTACCGACCAAAATATTCACGATGGTAACGGTAAATTTTTCGACCACAGCAATGGCAACGGCCAGTTATATGCCCAGCTAACCCAGTTATTTAAAACCGCAGGTAAAAGAGGTAAAGAAATACAGGTTGCCAAGGACGATGCGCAAATTCAACAAGCCGAATTTAATGATCTGCTGCGCAACCTGCATTATAATTTATTGCTTGATTTTGCCCAGCTATCCAACCTGATAGAGCAAAGTAAAATATACACCGGCGAAATCAGTTCGGTTAATAATTTAATTTCGGGTGTAAGCAAATCGTACGATGTTGGTAACTCGTCGTTAAAAGATGTGATCAGGCTGAAGGCCCTGCTTTATGGTTTGGAGAACGATCTGGTTGAAAACAGCCGCCAGCTAAATGATTTGCAAAGCCAGTTAAAAACCCTGCTTGCTACCAGTCAGAATGCCTATATCGTTCCGCAGATGGAAACCAGGATAAGCGACCAGCCCCTGGATGCCAACGCACTGATAGAAAAGGCCAAAGCCAACCGGGGCGACTACCTGAGCAACCAGTACCAGTATAACCAGGCCGGGCATAAATTAGCGCTGCAAAAGGCTTTGGCCGTTCCGGATGTAACCGTTGGTGTGGAGTACGACCAGCATAGCAGCTACGCGCCCAATTATGTGGGTTTAACCGTAGGCCTGCCTTTGCCTTTATTTAACCGCAACCAGGGTAATATCAAATCGGCAAAATCAACCATCCAAAGCCTGCAGGCCACCTATAAAAACAGCGAGATGCAGTTGAATAATGATGTGGTATCGGCCATACAGCAATACCATTTAAGTACGCAGCTGTTATCAAAAAACGAAACCGATTTTTACCAGCAATACGACAACCTGTTTAACAATATGTTTAAGGCCTATAAACAGCGCCAGTTGAGCCTGGTAGAGTTTATCGATTTTTTCGACTCGTATAAGGATACCAAGCTGAAGGTGATCAATCAGCAATACAACCTCCAAAAAGCTATCGCCGATCTTAATTTCAGCGTAGGCGCTACTGTAATTAATCCATAATAAATTTAATATTTTATATATAGAAATGAAAAGAGAAGCAATTATTGTCGGTCTCTCAGCAATCATATTTTTAGCTGCCTGCAAAGAACAAAAAAAGCCGGATACGGAAAATAAACAGGTATGCATAACCGATTCGTTGGCTAAAATTATCACGATGGATACCGTTAAAATGTCCACCGTGAAGGATGAGCTATCTCTATCCGGCCAGGTCTCTTTTGATGATAACCATGTGGTTAAAATTTATCCCTTCTCGAGCGGACAAGTGGTTGATGTAAAGGTTTCGCTGGGCGATAGGGTAAGCCAGGGCCAAACGTTGGCCACTATTAAAAGTGCCGATGTGGCGGGTAATTATTCCGACTTATCGTCAGCAAAATCTGATGTTTCCATCACCAAACGCCAACTGGCCCAAACCGAATATTTGTATAAAAGCGGTATTGCCAGCGAAAGGGATTATACCGAGGCGCAGGAAAACTATAACAAGGCCTTAGCTGCCAACCGCAAAATAGAGCAACAGATCAGCATCAACGGCCACGGTAGTACCAATGCCAGCGGCCAGTATGTAATTAAGGCGCCAACCAGCGGTTATATTGTGGAGCGTACTGCCAATCCGGGTAGCTTTATCCGCCAGGATAATGCGGCATCGTTGTTTACCATATCCGATATGAAGGATGTATGGATCTGGGCCAACGTATTTGAATCTGACATTGCCAAAGTAAAAAAGGGCTACGATGCCAAAGTAACCACGCTTGCCTATCCCGACAAGGTTTTTAGCGGAAAAGTAAATGATGTAAGCTCGGTGCTGGATCCTGAAAACAAGGTAATGAAGGTTAAAATCACCTTGCCCAATAAGGATATGTTGTTAAAACCCGAGATGTTTACCAATGTAGTGATCACCAATACCGAAGGAAAGCAATCGGTAGCTATACCTGCTGCCGCGGTTATTTTTGATAGCAGTAAAAACTATGTAGTGGTGTATAAGGATAAATGCCACCTTGAAATAAGGGAAGTAAGCGTAATTAAAACCGTGGATAGCACCACTTATATTGCTTCGGGCTTAAAGCCGGGCGAAATATTGATCTCAAAAAATCAATTGCTTTTATATAACGCTTTGGCGGGCGAGTAATCGATACAGCCTTTAAGCTATAATTTACGATTTTAACAATCAATCCCAATAACCTGAAAGGGTAGTGATATGAATAAATTCATTAAAAATATAATATACTTCTCATTAAAGCACCGTTATTTTGTGTTTTTTTTAACCGGTGTTTTGGTAGTTCTGGGTATTTGGAGCTATAGTAATACACCCATCGAAACCTTTCCGGATGTAACCAATACTCAGATCATCATTATAGCCCAATGGCCCGGAAGAAGTGCCGAAGAGGTTGAAAAGATGATCACTATCCCGATGGAAACGGTGCTAAACTCGGTGCAAAAAAAGGCTAACCTGCGTACTACCTCATCCTTCGGCTTATCTTACGTACGGATTATTTTTGACGACGATGTGGACGATGCTTTTGCGCGCCAGCAGGTTTTAAGCCGTTTAAGTAATGCCGATTTACCCGATGGCGTGAAGCCCGAAGTTGAGCCCCCTTACGGCCCAACCGGCGAAATTTTCAGGTATACCATTAAAAGCAAAACCAAATCGATCCATGAGCTTACCGCCATCCAGGATTGGGTGCTTGACCGTCAGTTTAAGTCGATCCCTGGTGTGGCCGACGTGAATAGCTTTGGCGGCGAAGAAAAGGATTACGAAGTAAGCGTAAAC
Proteins encoded in this window:
- a CDS encoding efflux RND transporter periplasmic adaptor subunit; amino-acid sequence: MKREAIIVGLSAIIFLAACKEQKKPDTENKQVCITDSLAKIITMDTVKMSTVKDELSLSGQVSFDDNHVVKIYPFSSGQVVDVKVSLGDRVSQGQTLATIKSADVAGNYSDLSSAKSDVSITKRQLAQTEYLYKSGIASERDYTEAQENYNKALAANRKIEQQISINGHGSTNASGQYVIKAPTSGYIVERTANPGSFIRQDNAASLFTISDMKDVWIWANVFESDIAKVKKGYDAKVTTLAYPDKVFSGKVNDVSSVLDPENKVMKVKITLPNKDMLLKPEMFTNVVITNTEGKQSVAIPAAAVIFDSSKNYVVVYKDKCHLEIREVSVIKTVDSTTYIASGLKPGEILISKNQLLLYNALAGE
- a CDS encoding TolC family protein → MNKLRSSMLLTASLIGFALTARCQTDTLHLDFKQAEGLFLKNNLSLLAQKYNVEATQALIQQAKLWDNPTLSTDQNIHDGNGKFFDHSNGNGQLYAQLTQLFKTAGKRGKEIQVAKDDAQIQQAEFNDLLRNLHYNLLLDFAQLSNLIEQSKIYTGEISSVNNLISGVSKSYDVGNSSLKDVIRLKALLYGLENDLVENSRQLNDLQSQLKTLLATSQNAYIVPQMETRISDQPLDANALIEKAKANRGDYLSNQYQYNQAGHKLALQKALAVPDVTVGVEYDQHSSYAPNYVGLTVGLPLPLFNRNQGNIKSAKSTIQSLQATYKNSEMQLNNDVVSAIQQYHLSTQLLSKNETDFYQQYDNLFNNMFKAYKQRQLSLVEFIDFFDSYKDTKLKVINQQYNLQKAIADLNFSVGATVINP